One Pseudomonas abieticivorans genomic region harbors:
- a CDS encoding gamma-glutamylcyclotransferase yields MSAIETASLNVVYPPSLDLGPQLTHEQLLHSLQKTMSRHQGGPVWLFAYGSLIWRPECPAVERRRARVHGFHRGLYLWSHEHRGTPECPGLVFGLDRGGSCSGFAYRLPEDKLEDSLLALWEREMPYPSYRPHWLNCRLEDGSKVQALGFVLERHLPSYAGNLPDNLLTQILASACGRFGTTRDYVEQTISALRSHEMPDRNLEARIKRCHARSDG; encoded by the coding sequence ATGTCGGCAATCGAAACTGCTAGCTTGAATGTGGTTTACCCACCGTCGCTCGACCTCGGGCCGCAACTGACCCACGAGCAACTCCTTCATTCGCTCCAGAAAACCATGTCTCGCCACCAGGGTGGCCCGGTCTGGCTGTTCGCCTACGGCTCGTTGATCTGGCGCCCCGAATGCCCGGCTGTAGAGCGCCGCCGCGCGCGGGTGCATGGGTTCCATCGCGGGCTGTACTTGTGGTCTCACGAACATCGTGGCACGCCGGAATGCCCGGGGCTGGTGTTCGGCCTGGATCGCGGCGGCTCATGCAGCGGGTTCGCCTACCGCCTGCCCGAGGACAAGCTCGAAGACTCGCTGCTGGCGCTGTGGGAACGGGAGATGCCCTATCCGTCCTATCGGCCGCATTGGCTCAACTGTCGGCTGGAAGATGGCAGCAAGGTCCAGGCGCTGGGTTTTGTGCTTGAGCGTCATCTGCCCAGTTACGCCGGAAATCTGCCCGACAACCTGCTGACCCAGATCCTGGCCAGTGCTTGCGGGCGCTTCGGTACCACGCGCGACTACGTGGAACAGACCATCAGCGCCCTGCGCAGCCACGAAATGCCCGACCGCAACCTGGAAGCGCGCATCAAGCGCTGCCATGCGCGGTCGGACGGCTAG
- a CDS encoding CDP-6-deoxy-delta-3,4-glucoseen reductase, which produces MRVTLQPSGAVLELLPGERILEAAQRLGYDCPQSCRNGNCHVCCALLVEGRVRQDGQERDHGELYTCIAEPLEDCVVLWDGVLAKGELPVRKLSCQLSGCDDLGGDVWRVRLRAPAGKPPRYHAGQYLMIEREGGERSAFSLASAPHSGRDLELHVLVREASAQTLIEQLKRNAMARVELPFGDTHLAELPDGPLVLIAAGTGMAQMNSLIEECRSRGFKHPVHLYWGVRRPEDFYQIEHWAQWQQLPNLYLHKVVSDLCGWEGRCGLLHEAVCEDIKDLSSVHVYASGSPAMIYGTLDALVNAGMDAHQMRADVFAYAPRP; this is translated from the coding sequence ATGCGTGTGACCTTGCAGCCTTCCGGGGCAGTGCTGGAATTGTTGCCCGGCGAACGGATTCTCGAAGCCGCCCAGCGGCTGGGCTATGACTGCCCGCAAAGCTGTCGCAACGGCAATTGCCACGTGTGCTGCGCCTTGCTGGTAGAGGGGCGCGTGCGTCAGGACGGCCAGGAGCGCGATCATGGCGAGCTGTACACCTGCATCGCCGAGCCGTTGGAAGATTGCGTGGTGCTGTGGGACGGCGTGTTGGCCAAAGGCGAGTTGCCGGTGCGCAAGCTGTCGTGCCAGCTCAGTGGCTGCGATGACCTGGGCGGCGACGTGTGGCGCGTGCGGTTGCGTGCACCGGCCGGTAAGCCGCCGCGTTACCACGCCGGCCAATACCTGATGATCGAACGTGAGGGCGGCGAGAGATCGGCTTTTTCCCTGGCCTCTGCGCCGCACAGTGGTCGCGACCTGGAGTTGCACGTGCTGGTGCGCGAAGCCAGTGCACAAACCCTGATCGAACAGCTCAAACGCAACGCAATGGCGCGCGTGGAGTTGCCCTTCGGCGATACCCACCTGGCCGAGTTGCCCGACGGACCACTGGTTTTGATCGCCGCAGGGACCGGCATGGCGCAAATGAATAGCCTGATCGAGGAATGCCGCTCCCGCGGCTTCAAGCACCCGGTACACCTGTACTGGGGCGTGCGCCGGCCCGAAGACTTCTATCAGATCGAGCATTGGGCGCAGTGGCAGCAGTTGCCCAACCTTTATCTGCACAAGGTGGTGAGCGATCTGTGTGGTTGGGAGGGGCGCTGCGGCCTGTTGCACGAGGCCGTTTGCGAAGACATCAAGGACCTTTCCAGCGTGCATGTGTACGCCAGCGGATCGCCGGCAATGATCTATGGCACGCTCGATGCTTTAGTCAATGCAGGCATGGACGCCCACCAGATGCGCGCGGACGTTTTTGCCTACGCGCCTCGGCCTTAG
- the ubiD gene encoding 4-hydroxy-3-polyprenylbenzoate decarboxylase, giving the protein MQYRDLRDFIRGLEQRGELKRIQIPISPILEMTEVCDRTLRAKGPALLFEKPTGFDIPVLGNLFGTPERVALGMGAEAVSELREIGKLLAFLKEPEPPKGLKDAWSKLPIFRKIIAMAPKVVKDAPCQEVVLEGDDVDLGTLPVQHCWPGDVAPLITWGLTVTKGPNKDRQNLGIYRQQVIGRNKVIMRWLSHRGGALDYREWCEKHPGQPFPVSVALGADPATILGAVTPVPDSLSEYAFAGLLRGNRTELVKCRGNDLQVPATAEIVLEGVIHPGEMAPEGPYGDHTGYYNEVDSFPVFTVERITHRVKPIYHSTYTGRPPDEPAILGVALNEVFVPILQKQFPEITDFYLPPEGCSYRMAVVTMKKQYPGHAKRVMLGVWSFLRQFMYTKFVIVTDDDINARDWNDVIWAITTRMDPKRDTVMIDNTPIDYLDFASPVSGLGSKMGLDATHKWPGETTREWGRVIVKDEAVTKRIDELWNQLGID; this is encoded by the coding sequence ATGCAATATCGCGATTTGCGCGACTTTATCCGCGGTCTGGAACAGCGTGGAGAGCTCAAGCGCATCCAGATCCCGATCTCTCCAATACTGGAAATGACTGAGGTCTGCGACCGCACCTTGCGTGCCAAAGGCCCTGCGTTGCTGTTCGAAAAACCGACAGGCTTCGACATTCCAGTGCTCGGCAACCTGTTTGGCACGCCCGAGCGCGTGGCCTTGGGCATGGGGGCAGAGGCGGTCAGCGAGTTGCGTGAGATCGGCAAGCTGTTGGCCTTCCTCAAAGAGCCCGAGCCGCCGAAGGGGCTCAAGGACGCTTGGTCCAAGCTGCCGATCTTCCGCAAAATCATTGCCATGGCGCCCAAGGTCGTCAAGGACGCCCCGTGCCAGGAAGTGGTGCTGGAGGGCGACGACGTCGACCTCGGCACATTGCCCGTGCAGCATTGCTGGCCGGGTGATGTGGCGCCGTTGATTACCTGGGGCCTGACCGTTACCAAGGGCCCGAACAAGGACCGGCAGAACCTGGGCATCTATCGCCAGCAGGTCATCGGCCGCAACAAAGTGATCATGCGCTGGTTAAGCCACCGTGGCGGCGCGCTGGATTATCGCGAGTGGTGCGAAAAACACCCGGGCCAGCCGTTCCCGGTGTCCGTGGCCCTGGGTGCAGACCCGGCCACCATCCTGGGCGCCGTTACCCCGGTGCCCGATAGCCTGTCCGAATATGCCTTTGCCGGCCTGCTGCGTGGCAACCGTACCGAATTGGTCAAATGCCGCGGCAACGACCTGCAAGTGCCGGCCACTGCCGAGATCGTGCTGGAGGGCGTGATTCACCCCGGCGAAATGGCGCCCGAAGGCCCTTACGGTGACCACACTGGCTACTACAACGAGGTCGACAGCTTCCCGGTGTTTACCGTGGAGCGCATCACCCATCGGGTGAAGCCGATCTACCACAGCACCTACACCGGCCGCCCGCCTGACGAGCCAGCGATCCTGGGCGTGGCGCTGAACGAAGTGTTCGTGCCGATCCTGCAGAAACAGTTCCCGGAAATCACCGACTTCTACCTGCCGCCCGAAGGCTGCTCGTATCGTATGGCAGTGGTGACCATGAAGAAGCAGTACCCAGGCCACGCCAAGCGCGTGATGCTGGGTGTGTGGTCGTTTTTGCGACAGTTCATGTACACCAAGTTCGTTATCGTGACCGACGACGACATCAATGCGCGGGACTGGAACGACGTTATCTGGGCCATCACCACGCGCATGGACCCCAAGCGTGACACGGTGATGATCGACAACACCCCGATCGATTACCTGGATTTCGCCTCGCCGGTCTCCGGGCTAGGCTCGAAGATGGGCCTGGACGCCACGCACAAGTGGCCCGGTGAAACCACCCGCGAATGGGGGCGCGTCATCGTCAAGGATGAAGCGGTCACCAAACGTATCGACGAGCTCTGGAACCAGTTGGGAATAGATTGA
- the rho gene encoding transcription termination factor Rho: MNLTELKQKPITDLLEMAEQMGIENMARSRKQDVIFSLLKKHAKSGEEISGDGVLEILQDGFGFLRSADASYLAGPDDIYVSPSQIRRFNLRTGDTIVGKIRPPKEGERYFALLKVDTINFDRPENAKNKILFENLTPLFPTVRMKMEAGNGSTEDLTGRVIDLCAPIGKGQRGLIVAPPKAGKTIMLQNIAANITRNNPEVHLIVLLIDERPEEVTEMQRTVRGEVVASTFDEPPTRHVQVAEMVIEKAKRLVEHKKDVVILLDSITRLARAYNTVIPSSGKVLTGGVDAHALEKPKRFFGAARNIEEGGSLTIIATALVETGSKMDEVIYEEFKGTGNMELPLDRKIAEKRVFPAININRSGTRREELLTADDELQRMWILRKLLHPMDEVAAIEFLIDKLKQTKTNDEFFLSMKRK; encoded by the coding sequence ATGAACCTGACTGAACTCAAGCAAAAGCCGATTACCGATCTGCTCGAAATGGCCGAACAGATGGGCATAGAAAATATGGCCCGTTCGCGCAAGCAAGATGTGATTTTCTCCCTGTTGAAGAAGCATGCCAAAAGCGGCGAGGAAATCTCGGGTGATGGCGTGCTGGAGATCCTCCAGGACGGCTTCGGCTTCCTGCGTTCCGCTGACGCTTCCTATCTGGCCGGCCCGGACGACATCTACGTCTCGCCAAGCCAGATCCGTCGCTTCAACCTGCGCACCGGCGACACCATCGTCGGCAAAATCCGCCCTCCTAAGGAAGGCGAGCGTTATTTCGCCCTGCTCAAGGTTGATACGATCAACTTTGACCGCCCGGAAAACGCGAAAAACAAGATTCTGTTCGAAAACCTGACGCCGCTGTTCCCTACCGTGCGCATGAAGATGGAAGCCGGCAACGGTTCCACCGAAGACCTCACCGGCCGCGTAATCGACCTGTGTGCGCCAATCGGCAAGGGCCAGCGTGGCCTGATCGTTGCTCCGCCAAAAGCGGGCAAGACCATCATGCTGCAGAACATCGCCGCGAACATCACGCGTAACAACCCTGAAGTTCACCTGATCGTGCTGCTGATCGACGAACGCCCGGAAGAAGTAACCGAAATGCAGCGCACCGTGCGCGGCGAAGTGGTTGCCTCGACGTTCGACGAGCCGCCAACCCGTCACGTGCAAGTGGCCGAAATGGTCATCGAAAAGGCCAAGCGCCTGGTCGAGCACAAAAAGGACGTGGTTATCCTGCTGGACTCTATCACCCGTCTGGCCCGTGCCTACAACACCGTCATCCCGAGCTCCGGCAAGGTACTGACCGGTGGCGTGGACGCGCACGCCCTGGAGAAACCAAAGCGTTTCTTCGGTGCTGCCCGTAACATCGAGGAAGGCGGCTCGCTGACCATCATCGCTACCGCGCTGGTTGAAACCGGCTCGAAGATGGATGAAGTGATCTACGAAGAGTTCAAGGGTACCGGTAACATGGAACTGCCCCTGGACCGCAAGATCGCTGAGAAGCGCGTCTTCCCGGCCATCAACATCAACCGTTCCGGCACCCGCCGCGAAGAGTTGCTGACTGCCGATGACGAACTGCAGCGTATGTGGATCCTGCGCAAACTGCTGCACCCGATGGACGAAGTCGCTGCCATCGAGTTCCTGATCGACAAGCTGAAGCAGACCAAGACCAACGACGAGTTCTTCTTGTCGATGAAGCGCAAGTAA
- the trxA gene encoding thioredoxin TrxA gives MSNEKIVHVTDASFEEAVLKAKGPVLVDYWAEWCGPCKMIAPVLDEIADTYAGKLTIAKLNIDDNQETPAKHGVRGIPTLMLFKDGEVAATKVGALSKSQLAAFLDASL, from the coding sequence ATGAGCAACGAGAAAATCGTGCACGTGACTGATGCAAGCTTTGAGGAAGCAGTGCTCAAGGCCAAGGGCCCTGTCCTCGTTGACTACTGGGCTGAGTGGTGCGGCCCTTGCAAAATGATCGCGCCAGTGTTGGACGAAATTGCCGACACCTACGCAGGCAAGCTGACCATCGCCAAGCTGAACATCGATGACAACCAGGAAACCCCGGCCAAGCATGGCGTGCGTGGTATCCCGACGCTGATGCTGTTCAAGGACGGCGAAGTGGCAGCGACCAAAGTGGGCGCACTGTCCAAGTCGCAGCTGGCTGCATTCCTGGATGCCAGCCTGTAA
- a CDS encoding FadR/GntR family transcriptional regulator, protein MTSMNRAVPEVAVQGIRRLITEQGFGAGDVLPSQRDLAEQLGVSRASLREALSTLSALGVVSVQPGKGVFVQAEAAQVPLASGVAWPFAAQATPADIFQLRYALESFAAGLAALTLTADELDNLQDNVEAMRRELRAGDFEAAARLDFEFHRRILVASGNQAMASILVASADIFLESQKLPFIRAERAMETWQEHRKILKALARHAPGPATKAMQEHIRGAALRTGIAFTAP, encoded by the coding sequence ATGACCTCAATGAACCGTGCCGTACCCGAAGTTGCCGTACAAGGCATTCGCCGACTGATCACCGAGCAGGGTTTCGGTGCAGGCGACGTATTGCCTTCCCAGCGCGACCTGGCCGAGCAACTGGGGGTTAGCCGGGCGTCACTGCGCGAGGCCTTGTCTACCCTCAGCGCGTTAGGCGTGGTCAGCGTGCAGCCGGGCAAAGGGGTGTTCGTGCAGGCAGAAGCTGCGCAGGTGCCGCTGGCCAGTGGCGTGGCGTGGCCGTTCGCGGCCCAGGCCACGCCTGCCGACATCTTCCAACTGCGCTACGCACTGGAAAGCTTCGCGGCCGGTTTGGCCGCGTTGACACTGACCGCCGATGAACTGGACAACCTGCAGGACAATGTCGAGGCTATGCGCCGGGAGTTGCGCGCTGGCGACTTCGAGGCGGCGGCGCGGCTGGACTTTGAATTTCACCGACGCATTCTGGTAGCCAGCGGCAACCAGGCGATGGCGAGCATCCTGGTGGCCAGCGCCGATATCTTCCTGGAAAGCCAGAAATTGCCGTTCATACGTGCCGAGCGCGCGATGGAAACCTGGCAGGAGCACCGCAAGATTCTCAAGGCCTTGGCCCGTCATGCCCCGGGGCCTGCGACCAAAGCAATGCAGGAACATATTCGGGGCGCCGCACTGCGCACTGGCATTGCTTTCACCGCACCCTGA
- a CDS encoding transporter substrate-binding domain-containing protein → MTKRCSALLTALFASLMLSQAPAHADALEDIVKSGTLKVAVPQDFPPFGSVGPDMQPRGLDIDTAKLIADQLKVKLALTPVNSTNRIPYLTTGKVDLVISSLGKNPEREQVIDFSSAYAPFYLAVFGPPDAPVATLDDLKGKTISVTRGAIEDIELTKVAPEGVTIKRFEDNNSTIAAYLAGQVDLIASGNVVMVAISERNPKRIPALKVKLKDSPVYVGINKNEPQLLAKVNEIISAAKKDGSLEKNSQTWLKQPLPADL, encoded by the coding sequence ATGACCAAGCGTTGCAGTGCCCTGCTTACCGCCCTGTTTGCCAGCCTGATGCTGAGCCAGGCACCCGCCCACGCCGATGCGCTGGAAGACATCGTCAAGAGCGGCACACTGAAAGTCGCCGTGCCGCAGGACTTTCCGCCGTTCGGCTCGGTTGGCCCGGACATGCAACCACGTGGGCTGGACATCGACACCGCGAAGCTGATCGCCGACCAACTGAAAGTGAAACTGGCACTGACTCCGGTCAACAGCACCAACCGCATCCCCTACCTGACCACCGGCAAAGTCGACCTGGTGATCTCAAGCCTGGGCAAGAACCCGGAGCGTGAGCAAGTGATCGACTTTTCCAGCGCCTACGCGCCGTTCTACCTTGCGGTATTCGGCCCACCTGATGCGCCGGTCGCGACCCTTGATGACCTCAAAGGCAAGACCATCAGCGTGACCCGTGGCGCCATCGAAGACATCGAGCTGACCAAAGTGGCCCCCGAGGGCGTGACCATCAAGCGCTTCGAAGACAACAACTCGACCATCGCCGCCTACCTGGCCGGGCAAGTCGACCTGATCGCCAGCGGCAACGTGGTGATGGTCGCCATCAGCGAGCGCAACCCCAAGCGCATCCCGGCGCTGAAGGTCAAGCTCAAGGATTCCCCGGTATACGTGGGTATCAACAAGAACGAGCCGCAACTGCTGGCCAAGGTCAACGAGATCATCAGCGCTGCCAAGAAGGACGGCAGCCTGGAAAAAAACTCCCAGACCTGGTTGAAACAGCCGCTGCCCGCCGACCTCTGA
- a CDS encoding amino acid ABC transporter permease → MAYQFNFQPVLANSDLLLRGALFTLELTAIGALLGVGLGIIGGVVRAWKIRPFAAIFGVYVELIRNTPFLVQLFFIFFGLPSLGIKITEWQAAVLAMVINLGAYSTEIIRAGIQAVPRGQLEAAAALAMSRAEAFRHVVLLPALGKVWPALSSQIIIVMLGSAVCSQIATQELSFYANFIQSRNFRAFETYVLTTLIYLAMSILIRMLLNWLGRRFITRSR, encoded by the coding sequence ATGGCTTACCAGTTCAATTTCCAACCGGTGCTCGCCAACAGTGACCTGCTGTTGCGCGGCGCCCTGTTCACCCTGGAACTGACGGCCATCGGCGCCCTGCTCGGCGTTGGCCTGGGCATCATTGGCGGCGTGGTGCGGGCCTGGAAGATCCGCCCGTTCGCGGCGATCTTCGGCGTGTACGTCGAACTGATCCGCAACACGCCGTTCCTGGTGCAATTGTTCTTCATCTTCTTCGGGCTGCCGTCGCTGGGCATCAAGATCACCGAGTGGCAAGCCGCCGTGCTGGCCATGGTGATCAACCTGGGCGCCTACTCCACGGAGATCATCCGGGCCGGCATCCAGGCCGTGCCCCGCGGGCAACTGGAAGCGGCGGCGGCGCTGGCGATGAGCCGCGCCGAGGCGTTCCGCCACGTGGTGCTGCTACCGGCACTGGGCAAAGTGTGGCCGGCACTGAGCAGCCAGATCATCATCGTGATGCTGGGCTCGGCGGTGTGCTCGCAGATCGCTACCCAGGAACTGAGCTTCTACGCCAACTTCATCCAGTCGCGTAACTTCCGCGCCTTTGAAACCTACGTGCTGACCACGCTGATCTATTTGGCCATGTCGATCCTGATCCGCATGCTGCTCAATTGGCTGGGTCGACGCTTCATCACGAGGAGCCGCTGA
- a CDS encoding amino acid ABC transporter permease, which yields MMDFTLWDIVRNLLIGLQWTLALTLVAFIGGGLIGLLVMTLRISKLSAPRVCARVYIEVFQGTPLLMQLFLVFFGVALLGADISPWLAAALALTLFTSAYLAEIWRGCVESIGNGQWEASASLALTRTEQLRYVILPQALRIAVAPTVGFSVQVVKGTAVTSIIGFTELTKTGGMLANATFEPFMVYGLVALGYFALCYPLSLSARYLERRLHASA from the coding sequence CTGATGGATTTCACCCTGTGGGACATCGTGCGCAACCTGCTGATCGGCCTGCAATGGACGCTGGCGCTTACCCTGGTGGCTTTTATCGGTGGCGGGCTGATCGGCCTGCTGGTGATGACCTTGCGCATCAGCAAGCTGTCGGCGCCACGGGTATGCGCCCGCGTCTATATCGAGGTGTTCCAGGGCACGCCACTGTTGATGCAGCTGTTTCTGGTGTTTTTCGGCGTGGCCTTGCTGGGCGCCGATATTTCGCCTTGGTTAGCCGCGGCATTGGCACTGACCCTGTTTACCAGTGCCTACCTGGCCGAGATCTGGCGCGGCTGCGTCGAATCGATCGGCAATGGCCAGTGGGAGGCCTCGGCCAGCCTGGCCCTGACCCGTACCGAACAACTGCGCTACGTGATCCTGCCCCAGGCCCTGCGTATCGCCGTGGCGCCCACGGTGGGCTTCTCGGTGCAGGTGGTCAAAGGCACGGCAGTGACCTCGATCATCGGCTTTACCGAATTGACCAAGACCGGCGGCATGCTCGCCAACGCCACTTTCGAACCCTTCATGGTCTACGGCCTGGTCGCGCTGGGCTATTTCGCCCTGTGCTATCCACTGTCGCTCAGTGCCCGCTATCTGGAAAGGAGACTGCATGCCTCTGCTTAG
- a CDS encoding amino acid ABC transporter ATP-binding protein, whose product MPLLRISALHKYYGEHHVLKGIDLTVEEGQVVAIIGRSGSGKSTLLRTLNGLESINDGVIEVDGEYLDAARADLRSLRQKVGMVFQQFNLFPHLSVGENVMLAPQVVQKVPKAKAAELARTMLERVGLGEKFDAFPDRLSGGQQQRVAIARALAMSPKVLLCDEITSALDPELVNEVLTVVRQLAQDGMTLIMVTHEMRFAREVGDKLVFMHQGKVHEVGDPKILFANPQTSELANFIGMQPT is encoded by the coding sequence ATGCCTCTGCTTAGAATTTCCGCGCTGCATAAATACTACGGCGAGCACCACGTGCTCAAAGGCATCGACCTGACCGTGGAAGAGGGCCAGGTGGTGGCGATCATCGGCCGCAGCGGCTCGGGCAAAAGCACCCTGCTGCGCACCCTGAACGGCCTGGAGTCGATCAACGACGGCGTGATCGAAGTAGACGGCGAATACCTCGACGCCGCTCGGGCCGACCTGCGCAGCTTGCGCCAGAAAGTGGGCATGGTGTTCCAGCAGTTCAACCTGTTCCCGCACTTGAGCGTGGGCGAAAACGTGATGCTCGCGCCTCAGGTCGTGCAGAAGGTACCGAAAGCCAAAGCCGCTGAACTGGCGCGCACCATGTTGGAACGGGTGGGCCTGGGCGAGAAGTTCGACGCCTTCCCCGATCGCCTGTCCGGTGGCCAGCAACAGCGCGTGGCGATTGCCCGGGCGCTGGCCATGTCGCCAAAAGTGCTGCTGTGCGACGAAATCACCTCGGCGCTGGACCCGGAACTGGTCAACGAGGTGCTGACTGTAGTGCGCCAACTGGCCCAGGACGGCATGACGCTGATCATGGTGACCCATGAAATGCGCTTTGCCCGCGAGGTGGGCGACAAGTTGGTGTTCATGCACCAGGGCAAGGTGCATGAGGTGGGCGACCCGAAAATCCTGTTTGCCAACCCGCAAACCTCCGAACTGGCGAATTTCATCGGCATGCAGCCTACTTAA
- the ppx gene encoding exopolyphosphatase, whose product MPQSPAKNLSLIAAIDLGSNSFHMVVAKAHHTEIRILERLGEKVQLAAGIDEERMLNEESMQRGLDCLKRFAQLIIGMPPGAVRIVGTNALREARNRGEFIRRAEEILGHPVEVISGREEARLIYLGVSHTLADTPGKRLVADIGGGSTEFIIGQRFEPLLRESLQMGCVSYTQRYFRDGKITPARYAQAYTAARLEIMSIENALHRLSWDEAIGSSGTIRAIGLALKAGGHGTGDVNAEGLAWLKRKLFKLGDVDKIDFEGIKPDRRTIFPAGMAILEAIFDALELQRMEHCDGALREGVLYDLLGRHHHEDVRERTLSSLMERYHVDQEQALRVERKALHAFDQVAADWDLEDGIWRELLGWAAKVHEIGLDIAHYHYHKHGAYLIEHSDLAGFSREDQQMLALLVRGHRRNIPKDKFADFGKEGTKLIRLCVLLRFAILFHHIRGTQEMPQVKLHANGNSLDVEFPDGWLENNQLTQADFGIEAEWLSRVGVTLSAR is encoded by the coding sequence ATGCCGCAATCTCCCGCCAAGAATCTTTCCCTGATCGCCGCCATCGACCTGGGATCGAACAGCTTCCATATGGTCGTGGCCAAAGCCCACCATACCGAGATCCGCATTCTCGAGCGCCTCGGTGAAAAGGTTCAGCTGGCGGCCGGGATCGACGAAGAGCGCATGCTCAACGAGGAATCGATGCAGCGCGGCCTCGATTGCCTCAAGCGTTTCGCCCAACTGATCATCGGCATGCCCCCGGGCGCCGTGCGGATCGTTGGCACCAACGCCTTGCGCGAAGCGCGTAATCGCGGTGAATTTATCCGCCGCGCCGAAGAAATCCTCGGGCACCCGGTAGAAGTCATCTCTGGCCGAGAAGAAGCCCGCCTGATTTACCTGGGCGTATCGCACACCCTGGCCGACACCCCGGGCAAGCGCCTGGTAGCCGATATCGGCGGTGGCAGTACTGAATTCATCATTGGCCAGCGTTTCGAACCGCTGCTGCGCGAAAGCCTGCAGATGGGCTGCGTGAGCTATACCCAGCGTTACTTTCGCGACGGCAAGATAACGCCGGCTCGCTATGCCCAGGCCTACACGGCGGCGCGCCTGGAAATAATGAGCATCGAGAACGCCTTGCACCGGCTGAGCTGGGATGAGGCCATCGGCTCCTCTGGCACCATCCGCGCCATTGGCTTGGCCCTGAAGGCTGGCGGCCACGGCACTGGCGACGTCAATGCCGAAGGCCTGGCCTGGCTAAAGCGCAAGCTGTTCAAGCTGGGTGACGTGGACAAAATCGACTTCGAGGGCATCAAGCCCGACCGGCGCACCATATTCCCGGCCGGCATGGCGATTCTGGAGGCGATTTTCGATGCCCTGGAACTGCAACGCATGGAGCACTGCGACGGCGCCCTGCGTGAAGGCGTGCTGTACGACCTGTTGGGCCGCCACCACCACGAGGACGTGCGCGAACGCACCCTGAGTTCGTTGATGGAGCGCTATCACGTGGACCAGGAACAAGCGCTGCGCGTCGAGCGCAAGGCGCTTCATGCCTTTGACCAAGTGGCTGCAGACTGGGACCTGGAAGACGGGATCTGGCGCGAACTACTGGGTTGGGCGGCAAAAGTCCACGAAATCGGGCTGGATATCGCCCATTACCACTACCACAAGCACGGCGCCTACCTGATCGAGCATTCCGACCTGGCCGGGTTTTCCCGCGAAGACCAGCAAATGCTCGCCCTGCTGGTGCGCGGCCACCGCCGCAACATCCCCAAGGACAAGTTTGCCGACTTCGGCAAGGAAGGCACCAAGCTGATCCGCCTGTGTGTGCTGCTGCGCTTCGCGATCCTGTTCCACCACATCCGTGGTACCCAGGAAATGCCGCAAGTGAAGCTGCACGCCAACGGTAACAGCCTGGACGTGGAGTTCCCCGATGGTTGGCTGGAAAACAACCAACTGACCCAGGCCGACTTCGGCATTGAAGCCGAGTGGCTGAGCCGGGTCGGCGTTACCCTCAGCGCACGCTGA